From Streptomyces sp. 6-11-2, one genomic window encodes:
- a CDS encoding cysteine hydrolase family protein, whose protein sequence is MSDSSIYAEPTSPALPGSGFTLDPARAALVITDPQIDFLSPKGATWSVFGDSITENGTVGHIGRLLASAKEAGITVAVSPHYFYPTDQQWKFGDPIEQFMHSVGMFSRTGPLTLDGFTDSGADFLPEYKEYILDGETVIASPHKIVGPESNDLVLQLRKRGVSQVILAGMAANLCTEGHLRELVEQGFEVVVVRDATAGPRLPEGDGYLAALINFRFLASAVWSTEQTVGQLRSA, encoded by the coding sequence ATGTCCGACAGCAGCATTTACGCCGAACCCACCAGCCCCGCACTCCCCGGAAGTGGGTTCACACTCGACCCCGCACGTGCGGCACTGGTCATCACCGACCCGCAGATCGACTTCCTGAGCCCGAAGGGCGCTACCTGGTCCGTCTTCGGAGACAGCATCACCGAGAACGGCACCGTCGGCCACATCGGCCGGCTTCTCGCCTCCGCGAAGGAGGCGGGCATCACGGTTGCCGTGTCACCGCACTACTTCTACCCCACCGACCAGCAGTGGAAGTTCGGCGACCCGATAGAGCAGTTCATGCACAGCGTCGGCATGTTCAGCCGCACCGGTCCGCTCACCCTCGACGGCTTCACCGATTCCGGCGCCGACTTCCTGCCGGAGTACAAGGAGTACATCCTCGACGGGGAGACCGTCATCGCCTCCCCGCACAAGATCGTGGGGCCGGAGTCGAATGACCTCGTCCTCCAACTGCGCAAGCGCGGCGTCTCGCAGGTGATCCTTGCCGGTATGGCGGCCAACCTGTGCACCGAAGGGCACCTCCGGGAGCTGGTCGAGCAGGGATTCGAGGTCGTCGTCGTCCGTGACGCCACCGCCGGGCCCCGGCTGCCCGAAGGTGACGGATATCTGGCCGCCCTCATCAACTTCCGTTTCCTGGCCAGCGCCGTGTGGTCGACCGAGCAGACCGTCGGTCAACTTCGTTCGGCCTGA
- a CDS encoding sulfite oxidase, with protein MGLWGKRDDMVVHEREPFNAEPLRGALAGRQETPVDTFYSRNHGPIPAIDPAAWRLRVGGLVARVLELSLKDLRARFDQVEVVATLQCAGNRRAGLAAVRDIPGEDPWGPGATSTARWSGVRLADVLAAAGLRAQATHIAFAAPDVSHLADPPQPYGGSIPTTKAQGPEVLLAWAMNGRPLPPVHGGPLRAVVPGWIGARSVKWLTSVTAQTQPSDNYFQATAYRILPAEADPDHAGPGDGISLGPIALNCDILSPDDGAHLSPGPAEITGYALAGDDRSVARVDVSLDEGLSWRQAELDRPDSPWTWQLWHITLDLPVGETQVIARAWDCTGAVMPESPAHLWNPKGYANNSWARARVTCR; from the coding sequence ATGGGCCTTTGGGGCAAGCGGGACGACATGGTGGTGCACGAGCGAGAGCCGTTCAATGCCGAGCCACTTCGAGGGGCGCTGGCTGGGCGGCAGGAGACGCCGGTCGACACCTTCTACAGCCGCAACCACGGCCCGATCCCCGCAATCGACCCGGCGGCATGGCGGCTGCGGGTGGGCGGCCTGGTCGCACGGGTGCTGGAACTGTCCCTGAAGGACCTGCGGGCACGGTTTGACCAGGTGGAGGTCGTGGCCACGCTGCAGTGCGCCGGAAACCGGCGAGCCGGCCTGGCCGCGGTGCGGGACATCCCCGGCGAGGACCCGTGGGGGCCCGGCGCCACGTCCACCGCCCGCTGGAGCGGGGTGCGGCTGGCCGACGTACTGGCCGCAGCGGGCCTGCGGGCGCAGGCCACGCACATCGCCTTCGCCGCCCCGGACGTCTCGCACCTGGCCGACCCACCCCAGCCCTACGGTGGCTCCATCCCGACCACCAAGGCCCAGGGTCCGGAAGTACTGCTGGCCTGGGCCATGAACGGCCGGCCGCTACCTCCCGTCCACGGCGGCCCGCTGCGTGCGGTGGTGCCAGGCTGGATCGGCGCCCGCAGCGTCAAATGGCTCACCAGCGTCACCGCTCAGACCCAGCCGTCCGACAACTACTTCCAGGCCACCGCCTACCGCATCCTGCCCGCCGAGGCCGACCCCGACCACGCCGGACCCGGCGACGGCATCTCCCTCGGCCCCATCGCGTTGAACTGCGACATCCTGAGCCCCGACGACGGCGCGCATCTCTCGCCCGGACCGGCCGAGATCACCGGCTACGCCCTGGCCGGCGACGATCGCTCCGTCGCCCGCGTCGACGTCTCCCTCGACGAAGGACTCAGCTGGCGCCAGGCCGAGCTGGACCGGCCGGACAGCCCCTGGACCTGGCAGCTCTGGCACATCACCCTTGACCTGCCCGTCGGTGAGACACAGGTGATCGCACGGGCATGGGACTGCACTGGCGCGGTCATGCCCGAGTCCCCGGCCCATCTGTGGAACCCCAAGGGCTACGCCAACAACTCCTGGGCCCGCGCCCGCGTCACCTGCCGCTGA
- a CDS encoding TetR/AcrR family transcriptional regulator yields MDEQRERILRAAAEVLAERGFDAGRLRDVATTSGVSIGALQHYFETRDALFREAFAWSIDDLVERWRAAAADAASAWRRFELLVTALTTDPTLTRRCATWTEFCASASRREELREGVHRVHAEWQALVREIVHQGLQSKEFDPVVPADLAIGSLVALVDGCEMAVASGSGLTAERYAELMLGTARVLLGVCA; encoded by the coding sequence ATGGACGAGCAGAGGGAGCGCATTCTGCGGGCGGCTGCCGAGGTGCTGGCTGAACGGGGCTTTGACGCAGGCCGGTTGCGTGACGTCGCCACGACGTCCGGTGTGTCCATCGGTGCGCTGCAGCACTACTTCGAGACCCGTGACGCGCTCTTCCGTGAAGCCTTCGCCTGGTCGATCGACGATCTGGTCGAACGCTGGCGGGCGGCGGCCGCCGACGCGGCCAGTGCCTGGCGCCGCTTCGAACTGCTGGTCACGGCACTCACCACCGATCCCACCCTCACCCGGCGCTGCGCCACTTGGACCGAGTTCTGTGCGAGCGCCTCCCGTCGTGAGGAACTGCGCGAAGGCGTGCACCGGGTCCATGCCGAGTGGCAGGCGCTGGTCCGCGAGATTGTCCACCAGGGCCTGCAAAGCAAGGAGTTCGATCCGGTCGTCCCGGCCGACCTGGCCATCGGGTCGCTGGTGGCCCTGGTCGACGGCTGCGAAATGGCAGTGGCGTCCGGATCCGGGCTCACCGCTGAACGTTACGCCGAGCTGATGCTCGGCACCGCGCGCGTGCTGCTCGGCGTATGCGCCTAG
- a CDS encoding LysR family transcriptional regulator, with protein MDLDSVRTFVVAADAGQFQEAAAELAVTQQAVSKRIAALERNLGVRLFTRTPRGAELTIDGQAFLPHARDLLRVAERAVASVRPGRRPLRVDVINSRGAASGLMRGFHRAHPETELDVVWLFDIETAIAAIRSGEIDASFRAVAAPGRPLPEDIESVRVLDEPLQLLTGPAHALASARSVPLARLAGHRIWMPGIVPGTEWAAYYDDLVAEYGLTIEATGPNFGSDALLDTIADTPPLATFMGEYTRLVWPAGHGLRRIPVTEPTPVYPHSLLWHRDNPHPALAALRTHLAATAAGHDAAGTWTPGWVHPR; from the coding sequence ATGGACCTTGACTCCGTCCGGACCTTCGTCGTCGCCGCCGACGCGGGGCAGTTCCAGGAGGCCGCCGCCGAGCTGGCGGTCACCCAGCAGGCTGTCTCCAAGCGCATCGCCGCGCTGGAGCGCAACCTCGGCGTGCGGCTGTTCACCCGTACGCCGCGCGGTGCCGAGCTCACCATCGACGGGCAGGCGTTCCTGCCCCACGCCCGGGACCTGCTGCGCGTCGCCGAACGCGCGGTCGCGTCCGTGCGCCCCGGCCGCCGTCCACTGCGCGTCGACGTGATCAACTCGCGCGGCGCGGCATCCGGCCTGATGCGCGGCTTCCACCGCGCGCATCCCGAGACCGAGCTCGACGTGGTGTGGCTGTTCGACATCGAGACGGCCATCGCCGCCATCCGGTCCGGTGAGATCGACGCGTCCTTCCGCGCCGTCGCCGCGCCCGGTCGGCCCCTGCCCGAGGACATCGAGTCCGTCCGGGTGCTCGACGAGCCGCTCCAGCTCCTCACCGGCCCCGCCCACGCGCTGGCGTCCGCCAGGTCGGTGCCCCTGGCTCGGCTCGCCGGCCACCGGATCTGGATGCCCGGCATCGTCCCCGGAACCGAGTGGGCCGCCTACTACGACGACCTCGTCGCCGAGTACGGTCTCACCATCGAGGCGACCGGCCCCAACTTCGGTTCCGACGCGCTCCTCGACACCATCGCCGACACTCCGCCCCTGGCCACCTTCATGGGCGAGTACACCCGCCTCGTCTGGCCCGCCGGCCACGGCCTGCGCCGCATCCCGGTCACCGAACCGACACCCGTCTACCCGCACTCGCTTCTGTGGCACCGCGACAACCCCCACCCCGCGCTGGCCGCCCTCCGCACCCACCTCGCCGCCACAGCGGCCGGCCACGACGCCGCCGGAACCTGGACACCGGGCTGGGTGCATCCGCGCTGA
- a CDS encoding DUF4129 domain-containing protein translates to MRTADGRRRHGTIGAAQAALTVLVVGGTALGALLLHPGTGLFVKGRGPLGGNPVLVLGIALLSLLGGIALRGKHLEQVSACQKLNPVEERLMEGVGRVLLAAPLVLPLLILVLHQFGSSGGSHGDGHGPVRLPPARQDPARTPPPTLPAEHSDHSMHFGLTRILFGLGIALLAVALALAGVYLWRYLTRPMAAEVPATYATLDDEQERLAQAVDSGRRALLDGTDTRAAVIACYAAMEESLADSGVARRASDSPQDLLERAVAGGLPARAAAGELTTLFREARYSTHPMDGGHRDRAAAALAEIAHGLRSRARGPEAAAGAT, encoded by the coding sequence GTGCGTACGGCGGACGGGCGACGGCGGCACGGCACGATCGGGGCCGCGCAGGCCGCGTTGACCGTACTGGTCGTGGGCGGAACCGCCTTAGGAGCACTGCTGCTGCACCCCGGCACGGGTCTGTTCGTCAAGGGCCGCGGGCCGCTCGGCGGCAACCCCGTCCTCGTGCTCGGCATCGCCCTGCTGTCGCTCCTCGGCGGCATCGCACTGCGCGGGAAGCACCTGGAGCAGGTCAGCGCCTGCCAGAAACTCAACCCGGTGGAAGAGCGGTTGATGGAGGGCGTGGGCCGCGTCCTCCTGGCCGCACCGCTGGTCCTCCCGCTGCTCATCCTGGTCCTGCACCAGTTCGGTTCGTCCGGCGGCAGCCATGGGGACGGCCACGGGCCCGTCCGGCTTCCCCCCGCGCGGCAGGACCCGGCGCGCACCCCGCCACCCACACTGCCTGCCGAACACAGTGACCACAGCATGCACTTCGGGCTGACGCGCATCCTGTTCGGTCTCGGCATCGCCCTGCTCGCCGTGGCCCTCGCGCTCGCCGGGGTGTACCTGTGGCGGTATCTGACCCGGCCAATGGCTGCCGAGGTCCCGGCGACGTACGCGACGCTCGACGACGAGCAGGAACGTCTGGCCCAGGCCGTGGACTCCGGGCGCCGCGCCCTGCTGGACGGAACCGACACCCGCGCAGCCGTCATCGCCTGCTATGCCGCCATGGAGGAGTCGCTCGCCGACTCCGGCGTGGCCCGGCGTGCCTCGGACAGCCCGCAGGACCTACTGGAACGGGCCGTCGCCGGCGGCCTGCCCGCGAGGGCGGCCGCCGGCGAGCTCACCACCCTGTTCCGCGAGGCCCGTTACTCCACGCACCCGATGGACGGCGGCCACCGCGACCGGGCCGCGGCCGCGCTCGCCGAGATCGCTCACGGCCTGCGCTCGCGGGCGCGTGGGCCCGAAG
- a CDS encoding HdeD family acid-resistance protein — translation MTSPSDSPGPVAPRGTEPQESPLAEGMAALANKGWQILLTMGLASIALGVIALVWPGATLRVVGLLFGIYLLVTGVFSLAGAFGTHVPRHLRVLHFITGAASILLGLICFRGTLESILLLALWIGFSWLLRGTTETAAAASAHEMPARGWHVAFGIIGALAGVVMIIMPFASIATLTLVVGVMAIVLGLTEVIRAIRTRVEIGHLAAGTAPTQRRPLFHARPHPQH, via the coding sequence ATGACATCTCCTTCCGATTCCCCAGGCCCCGTTGCCCCGCGCGGCACCGAGCCACAAGAGAGTCCCCTGGCCGAAGGCATGGCTGCCCTGGCGAACAAGGGCTGGCAGATCCTGCTCACCATGGGCCTCGCCAGCATCGCCCTGGGCGTCATCGCCTTGGTCTGGCCAGGCGCGACACTGCGGGTCGTCGGCCTGCTCTTCGGCATCTACCTGCTGGTCACCGGTGTATTCTCGCTGGCCGGCGCCTTCGGCACGCACGTGCCCCGGCATCTTCGCGTACTGCATTTCATCACCGGTGCGGCCTCCATCCTGCTGGGGCTGATCTGCTTCCGGGGCACCCTGGAGTCGATCCTGCTGCTCGCCCTGTGGATCGGCTTCAGCTGGCTGCTGCGCGGCACCACTGAGACGGCTGCGGCGGCCTCCGCTCACGAGATGCCGGCGCGCGGCTGGCACGTGGCCTTCGGCATCATCGGGGCTCTGGCAGGTGTCGTGATGATCATCATGCCGTTCGCCTCGATCGCGACACTGACCCTGGTCGTGGGCGTCATGGCCATAGTCCTGGGCCTGACCGAGGTGATCCGCGCCATCAGGACGCGCGTCGAGATCGGCCATCTCGCTGCGGGCACGGCCCCCACCCAGCGGCGGCCCCTGTTCCACGCCCGTCCGCACCCGCAGCACTGA
- a CDS encoding peptidylprolyl isomerase, producing the protein MAAEDLYATLKTNRGDIVVRLLPNHAPKTVRNFVELATGVRQWVDPNTGQPSTEPLYDGTVFHRVIEGFMIQGGDPLGNGTGGPGYKFADEFHPDLAFTKPYLLAMANSGPGTNGSQFFITVGPTTWLTGKHTIFGEVADEASQRVVDTIATTETNPRNDRPVQDVVIEKVVIETR; encoded by the coding sequence ATGGCGGCGGAAGATCTGTACGCGACGCTGAAGACCAACAGGGGCGACATCGTGGTCCGGCTGCTGCCGAATCACGCGCCCAAGACCGTCCGGAACTTTGTGGAGCTCGCCACGGGCGTCCGGCAGTGGGTCGATCCCAACACGGGTCAGCCGAGCACGGAACCGCTGTACGACGGCACGGTCTTCCACCGGGTCATCGAGGGTTTCATGATCCAGGGCGGTGACCCCCTGGGCAACGGCACCGGCGGCCCCGGTTACAAGTTCGCGGACGAGTTCCACCCGGACCTGGCGTTCACCAAGCCCTACCTGCTGGCCATGGCCAACAGCGGACCGGGCACCAACGGCTCCCAGTTCTTCATCACTGTCGGGCCGACCACCTGGCTTACCGGCAAGCACACCATCTTCGGCGAGGTCGCCGACGAGGCCAGCCAACGTGTCGTCGACACCATCGCCACGACGGAGACCAACCCCCGCAACGACCGTCCGGTCCAGGACGTGGTGATCGAGAAGGTCGTCATCGAGACCCGCTGA
- a CDS encoding SRPBCC family protein, whose amino-acid sequence MPSTELKHTFQIAVPPQEVFAHLAEPSHYIGLSPLLVAVRDVRRSGNTVHYTAVERFRFLGVLRHDNIIDVTLVAAPDRLPHFAEISGEVRSPGRVRMSYRFAIDRHAAGSVVTDTLHLHTPPGLLRFAASQAGAVQQARARVLTARLAQPA is encoded by the coding sequence GTGCCGTCCACCGAACTGAAGCACACGTTCCAGATCGCCGTGCCGCCGCAGGAGGTCTTCGCGCACCTGGCCGAACCGTCGCATTACATCGGCCTGTCGCCACTCCTCGTCGCCGTCCGCGACGTGCGCCGCAGTGGCAACACCGTGCACTACACGGCCGTGGAACGCTTCCGGTTCCTGGGGGTCCTGCGGCACGACAACATCATCGACGTCACTCTCGTCGCCGCCCCGGACCGCCTCCCGCACTTCGCCGAGATCTCCGGCGAAGTCCGCAGCCCCGGCCGGGTCCGCATGAGCTACCGTTTCGCCATCGACCGCCACGCGGCCGGCAGCGTCGTCACCGACACCCTGCACCTGCACACGCCCCCGGGCCTGCTGCGCTTCGCCGCCTCCCAGGCGGGAGCGGTTCAGCAGGCCCGTGCCCGTGTGCTGACGGCGCGCCTGGCGCAGCCCGCCTGA
- a CDS encoding DUF6223 family protein: MSVRFVLAAPASAHDSVQSAAVYSLTTGRLVGGTAALVALAGVVIGLALARSAGRIGAGNRRSRALVAMVAGLFGIVVGTLNLAVADGGPGTGNGVVGGALALVLGLIAAVLGQLALARSRRTG, from the coding sequence ATGTCAGTCCGATTTGTGCTTGCTGCGCCGGCGTCCGCGCATGACTCGGTCCAGTCGGCAGCCGTTTACAGTCTGACCACCGGACGACTCGTGGGTGGCACGGCCGCACTCGTGGCGCTGGCCGGCGTGGTCATCGGGCTGGCCCTGGCCCGCTCCGCCGGTCGCATCGGCGCCGGCAACAGGCGAAGCAGGGCCCTCGTGGCCATGGTGGCGGGGCTGTTCGGCATCGTCGTCGGCACGCTGAACCTGGCCGTCGCCGACGGTGGTCCTGGCACCGGCAACGGAGTAGTCGGTGGCGCCCTGGCCTTGGTGCTGGGGCTGATCGCCGCAGTCCTCGGCCAGCTGGCCCTGGCCCGCTCCCGCCGCACAGGCTGA
- a CDS encoding TetR/AcrR family transcriptional regulator gives MPRPANPLVRERLLTAGLELMRTNGFNGCGIKEITDSAGVPKGSFYSYFASKEDFAVAVLEHYWASIDRDFGFNLRDASRPPVERVTAFFLAMTDHNARRNFALGCLVGNMSLELADHSAEVREKLDHIMDRWTGLIAACLREAQASGDVPGDASPEELAFVIVEAWEGAVMQGRIRQRRDSYERFATVALPRLLGTSTASVK, from the coding sequence ATGCCGCGACCAGCCAATCCGCTCGTCCGTGAACGCCTCCTCACTGCGGGGCTCGAGCTCATGCGCACGAACGGTTTCAACGGGTGCGGCATCAAAGAGATCACCGACAGTGCCGGTGTGCCCAAGGGGTCGTTCTACAGCTACTTCGCCAGCAAGGAAGACTTCGCGGTCGCTGTGCTCGAACACTACTGGGCATCCATCGACCGGGACTTCGGCTTCAATCTGCGAGACGCATCCCGGCCGCCCGTCGAACGCGTCACCGCCTTCTTCCTGGCCATGACGGACCACAACGCGCGACGCAACTTCGCGCTGGGGTGCCTCGTCGGCAACATGTCTCTCGAGCTGGCCGACCACAGCGCAGAGGTCAGAGAGAAGCTGGACCACATCATGGACCGGTGGACCGGCTTGATCGCCGCGTGCCTCCGAGAGGCCCAGGCGAGCGGCGACGTCCCCGGTGACGCGTCACCGGAGGAACTCGCGTTCGTGATCGTCGAGGCGTGGGAGGGGGCTGTCATGCAAGGACGCATCAGGCAGCGACGCGATTCGTACGAGAGGTTCGCAACTGTGGCCCTGCCGCGCCTCCTTGGAACATCGACTGCCTCGGTGAAGTAA
- a CDS encoding L-rhamnose mutarotase: MRVALHTKVRPDRIADYEAAHREVPAELTAAIRAAGATSWTIWRSGTDLFHLLECEDYPRLLAQLERLPVNVAWQARMAELLDVVHDYSRGGADTGLPVVWELP, encoded by the coding sequence ATGAGAGTCGCCCTGCACACCAAGGTCCGGCCCGACCGGATCGCCGACTACGAGGCCGCGCACCGGGAGGTCCCGGCCGAGCTGACCGCCGCCATCCGCGCCGCCGGGGCCACCTCCTGGACGATCTGGCGCAGCGGCACCGACCTCTTCCACCTGTTGGAGTGCGAGGACTACCCCCGCCTCCTCGCCCAACTGGAGCGGCTGCCGGTCAACGTCGCCTGGCAGGCCCGTATGGCCGAGCTGCTCGACGTCGTGCACGACTACTCCCGCGGGGGCGCCGACACGGGGCTGCCCGTCGTGTGGGAGCTGCCGTGA
- a CDS encoding amidohydrolase → MTVDAHHHVWDLSIRDQDWITGPRLRPIRRNFTVDDLEPSAAAAGVARTVLVQTVTVLEETPELLALAAGHDLIAGVVGWTDLTRPDVADELARLRALPGGRFLKGIRHQVQGEPDPEWLLRADVRRGLAALADAGLAYDLVVLPHQLPACVEAAAIVPGLTFVLDHLGKPPIVSGELEPWASAVRALAGRPNTVCKLSGMVTEADLTSWMPADLRPYADVVLEAFGPDRLMYGSDWPVCTLAAPYEEVLTTARDLTSTLTEHERTAVFEGTATRVYGLAQSSS, encoded by the coding sequence GTGACCGTGGACGCCCACCATCACGTCTGGGACCTGTCGATCCGCGACCAGGACTGGATCACGGGCCCCCGACTCCGGCCGATCAGAAGAAACTTCACCGTGGACGACCTGGAACCCAGTGCCGCGGCGGCCGGAGTGGCCCGCACGGTGCTCGTCCAGACGGTCACCGTGCTGGAGGAGACCCCCGAACTGCTGGCTCTGGCCGCCGGGCACGATCTGATCGCCGGTGTCGTCGGCTGGACCGACCTCACCCGCCCCGACGTCGCCGACGAACTCGCCCGCCTGCGCGCACTCCCCGGCGGCCGCTTCCTGAAGGGCATCCGCCACCAGGTGCAGGGCGAGCCCGACCCGGAATGGCTGCTGCGGGCCGACGTACGGCGGGGCCTGGCCGCCCTGGCCGACGCGGGCCTCGCCTACGACCTGGTCGTCCTGCCCCACCAGCTGCCGGCCTGCGTGGAGGCGGCCGCGATCGTCCCGGGACTCACCTTCGTCCTCGACCACCTGGGCAAGCCACCCATCGTCTCCGGAGAACTGGAGCCCTGGGCGAGCGCCGTACGTGCGCTCGCCGGGCGACCCAACACCGTCTGCAAGCTGTCGGGCATGGTCACGGAGGCCGACCTCACCTCCTGGATGCCGGCCGACCTGCGCCCCTACGCGGACGTGGTGCTGGAGGCCTTCGGCCCGGACCGCCTGATGTACGGCTCGGACTGGCCGGTGTGCACCCTCGCGGCCCCCTACGAGGAAGTCCTGACCACGGCCCGGGACCTGACCTCCACGCTCACCGAGCACGAACGCACCGCGGTGTTCGAGGGGACGGCCACGCGCGTCTACGGGCTGGCTCAGTCGAGCTCGTAG
- a CDS encoding FAD-dependent oxidoreductase: MGVRFPHLFSPLRIGQVTVRNRILSSGHDTVLVRDGEVTEELIAYHEARAKGGVGLIVLQVSGVHESARYTTHVLMATDDECVPGYARLAQAVHRNGAKVFGQLFHPGREILESKDGSAPVAWAPSATPSERFHVMPRAMTEAEIREVLDGYGHAARRLRQAGLDGVEIVASHGYLPAQFLNPEVNTRNDGWGGDRQGRIRFLRAALRRAREEAGDGFVVGLRISGDELSHDGLSSELVLQSVTELDAEGLVDYISVCAGSSSSLSGAQHIAPPMFQPAGYTAPLAAKVRAVVGVPVMVAGRINQPQEAEQIVAGGQADMCAMTRALICDPDLPAKAADDRAEEIRACIGCNQACIGHFQLGYPISCIQRPETGRERRFGVLPTITRRKKVLVVGGGPAGLKAAAVAAARGHEVELHEAGRRVGGQVLLAQLLPGRAEFGGAVTNLQGEARRAGARILVGSRMDGPALAAAAPDAVVLATGARPRHPRLELIDDPVVLDAWSVIRGGEVPRGRIVVADWRGDWIGLGVALQLASQRRKVTLCVTGFAAGEHLQQYVRAAMLAQAARARIEILPNVRLYGADSDTVYLQHTLTEEPVLLEGVAGTVLAQGHDPVNEFDPVGLGVPADRVFAAGDCVTPRTVEEAVLEGLTVATQL; this comes from the coding sequence ATGGGAGTGAGGTTCCCGCACCTGTTCAGCCCGCTGCGGATAGGGCAGGTGACAGTGCGCAACCGGATCCTGTCCTCGGGCCACGACACGGTGCTGGTCAGGGACGGCGAGGTCACCGAGGAACTGATCGCCTACCACGAAGCCCGCGCGAAAGGCGGCGTCGGCCTGATCGTGCTCCAGGTCTCGGGCGTGCACGAGTCCGCCCGCTACACCACTCACGTGCTCATGGCCACTGACGACGAGTGTGTCCCCGGCTATGCCAGGCTCGCGCAGGCGGTGCACCGGAACGGAGCGAAAGTCTTCGGCCAGCTCTTCCATCCCGGCCGGGAGATCCTGGAGTCCAAGGACGGCAGCGCACCGGTCGCCTGGGCGCCCTCCGCAACACCGAGCGAGCGCTTCCATGTCATGCCGCGCGCCATGACCGAGGCCGAGATCCGCGAAGTCCTCGACGGCTACGGCCACGCAGCCCGCCGACTGCGTCAGGCCGGGCTCGACGGCGTAGAGATCGTCGCCAGCCACGGCTACCTGCCGGCGCAGTTCCTCAACCCCGAGGTGAACACCCGCAACGACGGCTGGGGCGGCGACCGGCAGGGGCGGATCCGCTTCCTGCGCGCGGCGCTGCGCCGCGCGCGGGAGGAGGCAGGAGACGGCTTCGTGGTCGGCCTGCGCATCTCCGGCGACGAACTGAGCCACGACGGCCTCAGCAGCGAGCTGGTGCTTCAGTCCGTGACCGAACTCGACGCCGAGGGACTCGTCGACTACATCTCGGTTTGTGCGGGTAGCTCGTCCAGCCTGTCCGGGGCCCAGCACATCGCCCCGCCCATGTTCCAGCCCGCCGGCTACACCGCGCCGCTCGCCGCCAAGGTGCGCGCCGTCGTCGGTGTCCCCGTGATGGTGGCCGGGCGGATCAACCAGCCGCAGGAAGCAGAGCAGATCGTCGCAGGCGGTCAGGCGGACATGTGCGCGATGACCAGGGCCCTGATCTGCGACCCGGACCTGCCGGCCAAGGCTGCGGACGACCGCGCCGAGGAGATCCGCGCCTGTATCGGCTGCAACCAGGCCTGCATCGGCCACTTCCAGCTCGGCTACCCGATCTCCTGCATCCAGCGCCCGGAGACCGGCCGCGAGCGCCGCTTCGGAGTACTGCCGACGATCACACGGCGCAAGAAGGTGCTGGTGGTCGGCGGTGGACCCGCCGGCCTGAAGGCCGCGGCCGTGGCCGCGGCACGCGGCCACGAGGTGGAACTGCACGAGGCAGGACGACGCGTCGGCGGTCAGGTGCTCCTTGCTCAACTGCTGCCCGGCCGTGCCGAGTTCGGCGGCGCGGTCACCAATCTCCAGGGCGAGGCGCGACGAGCGGGAGCCCGCATCCTCGTGGGCTCACGAATGGACGGCCCAGCCCTTGCCGCCGCGGCGCCGGACGCCGTGGTGCTCGCGACCGGCGCACGGCCTCGCCACCCACGGCTGGAGCTGATCGACGATCCCGTGGTGCTCGATGCATGGTCGGTGATCCGTGGCGGCGAGGTACCGCGCGGACGGATCGTGGTGGCGGACTGGCGCGGCGACTGGATCGGCCTGGGCGTCGCTCTTCAACTCGCAAGCCAGCGGCGGAAGGTGACGCTGTGTGTCACGGGCTTCGCGGCCGGCGAGCACCTGCAGCAGTACGTACGAGCCGCCATGTTGGCCCAGGCGGCACGGGCACGGATAGAGATCCTGCCCAACGTGCGGCTCTACGGCGCCGACAGCGACACCGTGTACCTTCAGCACACCCTCACCGAGGAGCCGGTGCTGCTCGAAGGGGTCGCAGGCACCGTCCTCGCACAGGGTCACGACCCGGTCAACGAGTTCGACCCCGTCGGCCTCGGCGTCCCGGCCGACCGTGTCTTTGCCGCCGGGGACTGTGTCACCCCCCGCACCGTGGAGGAAGCGGTCCTGGAGGGACTGACCGTGGCGACGCAGCTTTGA
- a CDS encoding nitroreductase/quinone reductase family protein produces MTNVNEVNKQVIAQFRAQGGIVGGFFAGKNLLLLHTVGRRTGQKRVNPLVYAADGNCFLVCGTARGAERDPAWVSNVAAMPKVTIEVGKQILETTPTLVTHASPDWERLYGIWSAYWPDSAQYETRTSRKFPIVKLEPGASDDALPE; encoded by the coding sequence ATGACTAACGTCAACGAAGTAAACAAGCAGGTCATTGCCCAGTTCCGGGCGCAGGGCGGCATTGTAGGAGGCTTCTTCGCGGGCAAGAACCTGTTGCTCCTGCACACGGTCGGCCGCCGTACCGGCCAGAAGCGGGTGAACCCCCTGGTGTACGCGGCCGACGGTAACTGTTTCCTCGTCTGCGGCACCGCACGCGGCGCGGAAAGAGATCCAGCGTGGGTGAGCAACGTCGCCGCCATGCCCAAGGTAACCATCGAGGTGGGAAAACAGATCCTCGAAACGACCCCTACCCTTGTCACGCATGCGTCGCCCGATTGGGAACGTCTCTACGGAATCTGGTCGGCGTACTGGCCCGACAGCGCTCAGTACGAGACCAGGACTTCGCGCAAGTTCCCCATCGTGAAACTGGAGCCTGGCGCATCAGACGACGCCCTGCCTGAATGA